One genomic window of Paenibacillus xylanilyticus includes the following:
- a CDS encoding carbohydrate-binding domain-containing protein has translation MMNKKWITGSKLWSVAMVTAMLAACSAPAATNSTANAATSTTGTTKTVSVSEQTSVKYADLVSLDADDTNVSWSETDSTTIKLSGKTATVTGSGAKAANGSVTISEAGTYVLSGELTDGQIVVNVTDKGTVHLVLNGATIHDNDSAAIYIKEAGKAVITLQEGTENAVSDGTTYVYADDATDEPDAAIFSKADLTFNGTGKLNVTGNYNEGITSKDDLIIVSGTINVKAADDGIKGKDMLAVQEGTITVDAEGDGMKSTNDTDAEKGFVAIAGGTFDIQSGNDGIQAETTLVTDGGTFNIVTGGGSANAPAKAEEGPFGGGGGGWGGGTPPTDMGTPPDGEPPADMPAADGTNAAGTAPTSSADKASTTASDADAAATTTTETESTSAKALKAGTDLTVNGGTYTIDSMDDSLHSNSNVTINDGKISLESGDDGIHADLALTINGGTIVIAKSYEGLEGASITLNDGDVDVTSSDDGVNASGDITAATADAEATTGEDSSQAADTTAASNISVTETTGTTSTTADTDQTDQSTDANTNTRPQGGAPGGMPGESAGNSELHINGGSLTVNAGGDGLDSNGSIYMTGGTVIVNGPTDNGNGPLDYDGTFEMSGGYLVAAGSSGMAQGTSDSSTQNTIVMTFPETQKAGTLVHVQDSDGNNILTFAPAKDYQSVVISSPDLKEDGSYEIYSGGTSTGTATDGLYTDGTYSGGTKVVAFQSTSNVTWVNESGVTTANTGIGGPGGGRGQGGFGGGRNRTESGTTTDSTSTSTNATDSTNSAK, from the coding sequence ATGATGAATAAAAAGTGGATTACAGGCAGCAAGTTATGGTCCGTAGCGATGGTTACCGCAATGCTTGCAGCATGCAGTGCTCCAGCAGCTACCAACTCAACCGCCAACGCCGCAACCTCAACAACAGGCACAACCAAAACGGTTTCCGTTAGTGAGCAGACCTCCGTCAAATATGCGGATCTGGTCTCCCTGGATGCGGACGATACCAATGTAAGCTGGAGTGAAACCGACTCTACAACCATTAAACTGAGCGGGAAGACAGCAACCGTTACCGGCTCCGGAGCCAAGGCGGCGAACGGCTCGGTAACCATCTCCGAGGCAGGTACGTATGTGCTTAGCGGGGAACTGACAGACGGGCAAATTGTAGTGAATGTAACCGATAAAGGAACCGTTCATCTCGTGCTGAATGGGGCAACCATTCACGATAACGACAGTGCGGCCATCTATATTAAGGAAGCTGGCAAAGCTGTGATTACCCTGCAGGAAGGAACGGAAAATGCCGTTTCGGATGGTACGACCTACGTATACGCTGATGATGCAACGGATGAGCCCGATGCAGCCATCTTCAGTAAAGCAGATCTGACGTTTAACGGCACAGGTAAACTCAACGTAACAGGTAACTACAACGAAGGGATCACAAGTAAAGATGATCTCATCATTGTAAGTGGTACCATTAACGTCAAAGCAGCAGATGACGGCATCAAAGGTAAGGATATGCTTGCTGTCCAGGAAGGTACCATTACGGTTGATGCTGAAGGCGACGGTATGAAATCGACCAATGATACCGATGCCGAAAAAGGCTTCGTAGCCATTGCCGGTGGTACATTCGATATCCAAAGTGGTAACGATGGTATTCAGGCTGAGACTACGCTCGTTACCGATGGCGGAACCTTTAACATCGTAACTGGCGGCGGCAGCGCCAATGCACCAGCCAAAGCAGAAGAAGGTCCGTTCGGCGGCGGTGGCGGTGGCTGGGGTGGCGGAACACCTCCAACTGACATGGGTACTCCACCAGATGGTGAACCGCCTGCTGATATGCCGGCAGCGGATGGAACGAATGCAGCAGGTACAGCACCGACAAGTTCTGCGGATAAGGCTTCGACTACTGCTTCGGATGCAGATGCAGCGGCCACAACTACAACAGAAACAGAATCAACCAGTGCCAAGGCACTTAAGGCAGGGACAGATCTTACCGTTAACGGCGGTACGTACACCATTGATTCCATGGATGATTCCCTGCACAGCAACAGCAATGTAACGATTAATGACGGCAAGATCTCACTCGAATCCGGCGATGACGGCATTCATGCCGATCTGGCGCTGACCATTAACGGTGGAACAATTGTCATTGCGAAGAGCTATGAAGGGCTTGAAGGAGCATCCATTACACTGAATGATGGTGATGTGGACGTAACTTCTTCAGATGATGGCGTCAATGCTTCGGGTGACATCACTGCAGCAACTGCAGATGCTGAGGCAACGACAGGAGAAGACAGCTCTCAAGCAGCTGACACAACTGCCGCTTCCAATATCTCTGTAACCGAGACGACTGGAACAACATCAACAACTGCAGATACGGATCAAACAGATCAAAGTACGGACGCAAATACCAATACTCGCCCACAAGGTGGCGCGCCAGGCGGCATGCCGGGTGAATCCGCTGGAAACAGTGAGCTTCACATTAACGGTGGATCCCTTACCGTCAATGCAGGTGGCGATGGACTTGATTCCAATGGTTCCATCTACATGACCGGCGGAACCGTGATTGTGAACGGACCAACCGATAATGGCAACGGACCACTGGATTATGACGGTACATTCGAGATGAGCGGTGGCTATCTGGTTGCAGCCGGCAGTTCCGGCATGGCACAAGGTACATCGGATTCCTCCACTCAAAACACCATTGTGATGACATTCCCTGAAACGCAAAAAGCAGGAACCCTGGTTCACGTACAAGATAGCGATGGCAACAACATCCTGACCTTTGCTCCAGCAAAAGATTATCAATCCGTTGTCATCAGCTCTCCAGACCTGAAAGAAGACGGCTCTTATGAGATCTACTCTGGGGGAACATCGACGGGTACAGCCACAGATGGCCTGTACACAGATGGTACGTACAGTGGCGGCACCAAAGTGGTTGCATTCCAATCCACAAGCAACGTTACCTGGGTGAATGAATCTGGTGTAACCACTGCCAATACCGGCATCGGTGGTCCTGGTGGAGGACGCGGCCAAGGTGGATTCGGAGGCGGACGAAACAGAACAGAATCCGGTACAACGACAGACAGCACAAGCACAAGTACCAACGCGACAGACTCCACAAACTCCGCAAAATAA